A window of Streptomyces sp. NBC_01241 genomic DNA:
GGAGCTCGCGGCGCCGGTGCTGGCGCAGGGCGCCCCTGATCCGCAGGGCGGTGGCGGTGGCCCGCTCCACCTCCGCCAGATCGCCCGCGGGCACCCCGGCGGCCCGCGCCTGTGAGGAGACGGCGCCCAGCGCCTCGGCGGGGGCGCCGTCGGCCAGCAGGTCGAGGAGGCGCCGCAGATGGGGCGCGGCGGAGGCGGACGGTTCAGACATGGGCGACCGGCGTTCGTAGGGGGCGGGGGGTCAGTTGGCGGTCCAGCCGCCGTCCATGGAGAGGGAGGTGCCGGTGATGTGCCCGGTACGCGGCCCGCAGAGCCACAGCACGGCTTCGGCGACCTCATCGGTTTCGATCAGGCGCTTGATCGCGCTGCGTTCCAGCATGATCCGGCTCACGACCTCCTCCTCGGAGATGCCGTGCGCGCGGGCCTGGTCCGCGATCTGGTTCTCGACCAGGGGCGTGCGTACGTACCCGGGGTTGACGCAGTTGCTCGTCACCCCGTGCTCCGCCGCTTCGAGCGCGACCACCTTGCTGAGTCCCTCCAGTGCGTGCTTGGCCGTCACATAGGCCGATTTGTAGGGGCTGGCCCGCAGACCATGGACGGACGAGATGTTGACCACGCGCCCCCAGCCGCGTTCGTACATGCTCGGCAGGGTCCGGCGCAAGATGCGGAACGGGGCCTCCACCATGACCCGCTGGATCAGCGCGAAGCGGTCCGGCGGAAACGCGTGCACGGGGGCGACGTGCTGGAGCCCGGCGTTGTTGACCACGATGTCCGCGTCGGCGGGCAGCGTGTCGACCGCGTCGGGGACGGAGAGATCGAGGACCCACGCCGTCCCGCCGATCGCCCGGGCCAGGTCCTCGGCGGCGTCGGCGGCCTTGTCCACCACGTGGACGTGGGCGCCCGCAGCGGCCAGGGCCTGTGCGCAGGCCCGCCCGATCCCGCTCGCCGCCCCCGTGACCAGGGCGGTGCGTCCGGCGAGGAGCCGGTCCGTGGGCGACGGCGAGGGACCGGTGGCGAGCGGCGGGACGGTGGCCGGGGCGGTGTGCGGGGCGGGCCCGTGATCCGGGCTCTGGGGAGTCTCCATGGTCGTCACCGTAAGGAGGCCGGACCCCGCGTCACACGGGGTCGGTGCACACACCGTCGTACGTCGGCATGGTGGTGGCGTACATGGTGCGGGCCCTCGCCGGGGGCCGTGAGCGGGCAGCGTCCGGAGCGATCGGGGCGCGGGGTCCGGGGCTGTCACTGCGCCGCGTCCGGGGCGATCGGGGCGCCGCGTCCGGGCCGGTCAGTGGGCCGCGTCGAGACGGGGGCAGGGCAAGTCCGTCGCGTACCGCTGGTTCGTGCCCCGGTCCGAGGTCAGCCCGCCGCCTCCATCGCCCGTCGTGCCTCGGCCACCACTTCGGGGTCGGTGACGAAGTGGGTGTCCTGCTCGGCCGACGCGCCCCCGGCGCCGAGCGGTATCCACTTGCCGCCGCGCCGGGGCAGCGCCCTCGCCTTGGCGGAGAGGTGGACAGCGGCGACGCCGGCTGCGGTCAGGGCCGGGATGTCGGCGGGGCGCACGCCGCCGCCGGCCATCACCTGCACCCCGGGTGCGGCGGCGGCCATCGCGGCGATCGCCGCCAGCCCGTCGGCCGCGGCGGGAGCGCCGCCCGAGGTGAGGACCCGGGTAATACCGAGTGAGGGCAGCAGTGCGGCGGTGGCCACCGGGTCGGCGGACTGATCGATGGCGCGGTGCAGGGTGATGTCCACCGGGCGGCCCGGGGCGCGGGCCGCTTCGGCGAGCCGGGCGACCGCCACGGTGTCCAGCGCGCCGTCGACGGTCAGCGCGCCGATCACCACGCCGGAGGCACCGGAGGCGATGACGGACCGCACCTCGGCGGCCATGAGCGCGATCTCCTCCGCGTCATGGACGAAGTCGCCGGGCCGGCACCTGACCAGCACCTGCACCGGCAGCCCTTCCGCGGCGACCGCCTCCACCAGGGCTGCCGACGGGGTCAGGCCGCCCAGCTCCAGGGCGGTGCAGAGTTCGACCCGGTCGGCGCCGTGCTCCCGGGCGGTCCGGGCGCCGGCCGGTGAGGTGACGGCAATCTCCAGGGCGGGGCGCGTGATCACTCGTCGTCCCCGGTCAGCGGCTGGTCGGAGGCGGAGATGATGCGGGCCGACAGGTCCGGGTCGGCCATCTCGCGGTCGAAGGGGAACATCGGGCGGCGGATGCGGTGGTGGCCCAGGCGTACCAGGTCCTGGTCCACACCGCCGGGGGTG
This region includes:
- a CDS encoding 3-hydroxybutyrate dehydrogenase, with amino-acid sequence METPQSPDHGPAPHTAPATVPPLATGPSPSPTDRLLAGRTALVTGAASGIGRACAQALAAAGAHVHVVDKAADAAEDLARAIGGTAWVLDLSVPDAVDTLPADADIVVNNAGLQHVAPVHAFPPDRFALIQRVMVEAPFRILRRTLPSMYERGWGRVVNISSVHGLRASPYKSAYVTAKHALEGLSKVVALEAAEHGVTSNCVNPGYVRTPLVENQIADQARAHGISEEEVVSRIMLERSAIKRLIETDEVAEAVLWLCGPRTGHITGTSLSMDGGWTAN
- a CDS encoding copper homeostasis protein CutC, which translates into the protein MITRPALEIAVTSPAGARTAREHGADRVELCTALELGGLTPSAALVEAVAAEGLPVQVLVRCRPGDFVHDAEEIALMAAEVRSVIASGASGVVIGALTVDGALDTVAVARLAEAARAPGRPVDITLHRAIDQSADPVATAALLPSLGITRVLTSGGAPAAADGLAAIAAMAAAAPGVQVMAGGGVRPADIPALTAAGVAAVHLSAKARALPRRGGKWIPLGAGGASAEQDTHFVTDPEVVAEARRAMEAAG